The following proteins are co-located in the Sebastes umbrosus isolate fSebUmb1 chromosome 24, fSebUmb1.pri, whole genome shotgun sequence genome:
- the LOC119483447 gene encoding multidrug resistance-associated protein 4-like isoform X4 — protein MEKVSKDSKTNPAATASLLSKIFFWWLNPLFSTGSKRKLEEDDMYEVLPEDRSESLGQDLQRYWDQEYLKATKEMRKPGLSKCIIKCYWKPYAVLGLFTLIEEIIKVIQPVFLGMMILYFESYDPNDTTALNVALGYAAGLSICTIGLNLLHHLYFYHVQRTGMKIRVAMCHMIYSKSLRLSSAAMGKTTTGQIVNLLSNDVNKFDDVTIFLHFLWVGPLQAAVVVGLLWVEIGPSCLAGMVILMFLMPTQTWFGRLFSKFRSKTAVLTDSRIRTMNEVVSGIRIIKMYAWEKPFSALVTEVRRKEISMIMKSSYLRGLNMASFFCASKLILFVTFTLYVLLGNTITASRVFVTVSLYTAVRLTVTLFFPSAIEKLFESRVSIRRIQEFLMLDEITKSTAALSQDEKKDASVEIRDLVCYWDKNLDAPTLQNLSFTLNSNQLLAVIGSVGAGKSSLLSTILGELPNEKGVLKVKGQLTYAAQQPWVFPGTVRSNILFGKELNPQKYERVLRACALKRDMELLPDGDLTLIGDRGATLSGGQKARVNLARAVYQDADIYLLDDPLSAVDAEVGRHLFEQCICGLLKNKLRILVTHQLQYLQSADQIVVLKEGHMVAKGRYAELQRSGLDFTSLLKKEEEEEQQQQPPQDILVRNRTLSENSVLSHTSSVHSVKDGDHLPAETVQTVPEESRAEGTIGVGLYVKYLKAGAHVVVLVVVILVNILAQVAFIMQDWWLAHWADEQEKLNVTVVIQNGLNVTAELDTTFYLCIYGGLTAATIVFGFIRNLWLFHVMVRCAQNLHNRMFNCILRTPVRFFDINPIGRVLNRFSKDIGQLDSNMPWTFVDFIQVFLQILSVIAVAVSVIPWILIPVLPLLLFFLYLRRYFLQTSRNIKRLESTTRSPVFSHLSSSLQGLWTIRAFGAEERFQKAFDAQQDLHSEAWFLFLTTSRWFAVRLDGICSIFVTITTFGCLLLRDQMDAGSVGLALSYSVTLMGMFQWGVRQSAEVENLMTSVERVVEYTELESEAPWETNKRPPPDWPSKGLVTFDRVSFSYGGDGPMVLQNLKAMFRPKEKVGIVGRTGAGKSSLVSALFRLAEPQGKIYIDGVLTSEIGLHDLRQKMSIIPQDPVLFTDSTRKSSSSRRVCPQPTRTPGQKNHPGQVQRTHRAHCSSSSQHHHIQRQDAGESSYS, from the exons ATGGAGAAAGTCAGCAAAGACTCAAAGACTAACCCGGCAGCGACGGCGAGTCTTTTATCAAAGATCTTCTTCTG GTGGCTCAACCCTTTGTTTTCCACTGGCTCCAAACGCAAGCTTGAGGAAGATGACATGTACGAAGTGCTGCCGGAGGACAGGTCGGAGAGTCTGGGACAGGACCTGCAGAG ATACTGGGATCAGGagtacctgaaggccaccaaaGAGATGCGGAAACCTGGACTCTCCAAATGCATCATTAAGTGCTACTGGAAACCATACGCGGTGCTGGGACTCTTTACACTCATTGAG GAGATCATTAAAGTGATCCAGCCGGTCTTCTTGGGGATGATGATCCTGTACTTTGAGAGTTACGACCCGAACGACACGACGGCTCTCAACGTGGCCCTGGGCTACGCAGCCGGCCTGTCCATCTGCACCATCGGCCTGAACTTGCTCCATCACCTCTACTTCTACCACGTCCAGAGGACGGGCATGAAGATCAGAGTGGCCATGTGTCACATGATCTACAGCAAG TCTCTGCGTCTCAGCAGTGCAGCCATGGGAAAGACCACCACAGGCCAGATCGTCAACCTCCTCTCCAATGACGTCAACAAGTTCGATGAT GTGACTATCTTCCTGCACTTCCTGTGGGTGGGGCCCCTCCAGGCGGCAGTAGTCGTGGGACTGCTGTGGGTGGAGATCGGACCGTCGTGCTTGGCAGGCATGGTGATCCTCATGTTCCTGATGCCTACGCAGACCTGGTTTGGAAGGCTCTTCTCTAAGTTCAG GAGTAAAACAGCCGTTCTCACAGACAGCAGAATCCGCACCATGAACGAGGTGGTGTCCGGAATCAGGATCATCAAGATGTACGCCTGGGAGAAACCCTTCTCTGCTCTGGTCACCGAGGTCAGGAG GAAGGAGATCTCCATGATCATGAAGAGCTCCTACCTCCGAGGCCTCAACATGGCCTCCTTCTTCTGCGCCAGCAAGCTCATCCTCTTCGTCACCTTCACCCTCTACGTCCTCCTGGGGAACACCATCACGGCCAGCCGCGTGTTCGTGACGGTGTCGCTGTACACGGCCGTGAGGCTCACCGTCACGCTCTTCTTCCCGAGCGCCATCGAGAAGCTGTTTGAGAGCCGCGTCAGCATCCGCAGGATTCAG GAGTTCTTGATGCTGGACGAGATCACAAAGAGCACCGCTGCACTGTCACAGGATGAGAAGAAGGACGCCTCGGTGGAGATCCGGGACCTGGTCTGCTACTGGGACAAG AATCTGGACGCTCCAACTCTGCAGAACCTCTCCTTCACCCTGAACTCCAATCAGCTGTTGGCTGTGATCGGATCCGTGGGAGCTGGAAAG TCATCCCTGCTGAGCACCATCCTGGGAGAGCTGCCTAACGAAAAGGGGGTgctgaaggtcaaaggtcagctgaCCTACGCCGCCCAGCAGCCCTGGGTGTTCCCCGGAACCGTCCGCAGTAACATCCTGTTTGGGAAAGAGCTCAACCCCCAGAAGTACGAGAGAGTCCTCCGAGCCTGCGCTCTGAAGAGG GACATGGAGCTGCTCCCAGACGGAGACCTGACACTGATCGGGGACAGAGGAGCCACACTCAGCGGGGGACAGAAAGCTCGAGTCAACCTGGCGAG GGCGGTGTATCAGGATGCAGACATCTACCTCCTGGATGATCCTCTGAGTGCTGTGGACGCCGAGGTCGGGAGACACCTCTTCGAACA GTGTATCTGTGGCCTTCTGAAGAACAAGCTTCGTATCCTGGTCACCCACCAGCTGCAGTACCTGCAGTCAGCCGACCAGATTGTGGTCCTCAAGGAG GGTCACATGGTGGCGAAGGGGAGGTACGCGGAGCTGCAGCGGTCCGGGTTGGACTTCACCTCCCTgctgaagaaggaggaggaggaggagcagcagcagcagcctcctcaAGACATCCTGGTCAGGAACAGGACTCTGTCCGAGAACTCCGTGCTCTCTCACACCTCCTCCGTGCACTCGGTCAAAGACGGAGACCACTTACCG GCAGAGACGGTGCAGACGGTACCAGAGGAGAGTCGCGCCGAGGGAACCATCGGAGTGGGCCTGTACGTCAAATACCTGAAAGCCGGAGCCCACGTGGTGGTTCTGGTGGTCGTCATACTGGTCAACATTCTGGCTCAG GTAGCTTTCATCATGCAGGACTGGTGGCTGGCTCACTG GGCCGACGAGCAGGAGAAGCTGAACGTCACTGTCGTCATCCAGAACGGACTGAACGTCACCGCAGAGCTGGATACTACCTTCTACCTGTGCATTTACGGAG GTTTGACTGCTGCCACCATCGTCTTTGGCTTCATCAGGAATCTATGGCTGTTCCACGTGATGGTGAGGTGCGCACAGAATCTGCACAACCGCATGTTCAACTGCATCCTCAGAACGCCGGTGCGCTTCTTTGACATCAACCCCATTG gAAGAGTCTTGAACAGGTTTTCAAAGGACATCGGCCAGCTGGACTCTAACATGCCGTGGACGTTCGTGGACTTCATTCAG GTGTTCCTGCAGATCCTCAGCGTGATCGCCGTGGCGGTGTCGGTGATCCCCTGGATCCTCATCCCggtcctccccctcctcctcttcttcctctaccTGCGGCGCTACTTCCTGCAGACCTCCAGAAACATCAAACGCCTCGAGTCTACCA CTCGGAGTCCAGTGTTCTCCCACCTGTCGTCGTCTCTTCAGGGCCTGTGGACCATCCGAGCCTTTGGAGCTGAGGAGAGGTTCCAGAAAGCCTTCGATGCCCAGCAGGACCTGCACTCAG AGGCCTGGTTCTTGTTCCTGACCACCTCCCGCTGGTTCGCCGTCCGTCTCGACGGCATCTGCTCCATCTTTGTTACCATCACCACCTTTGGCTGCCTGCTGCTCAGAGACC AGATGGATGCCGGCTCCGTCGGTCTGGCTCTGTCCTACTCCGTCACACTGATGGGCATGTTTCAGTGGGGGGTCAGGCAGAGTGCAGAGGTGGAGAACCTG ATGACGTCAGTGGAGAGAGTGGTGGAGTACACTGAACTGGAGAGTGAAGCACCCTGGGAAACCAACAAGCGTCCTCCTCCCGATTGGCCCAGCAAAGGCCTGGTGACCTTCGACCGCGTCAGCTTCTCCTACGGCGGCGACGGACCGATGGTGCTGCAGAACCTGAAAGCAATGTTCCGACCCAAAGAGAAG GTTGGTATTGTGGGCAGAACCGGTGCTGGGAAAAGctctctggtctcagctctgTTCCGCCTGGCTGAACCTCAGGGGAAGATCTACATCGACGGGGTTCTGACCTCTGAGATCGGCCTCCACGACCTGCGCCAGAAGATGTCCATCATTCCTCAA
- the LOC119483447 gene encoding multidrug resistance-associated protein 4-like isoform X3: protein MEKVSKDSKTNPAATASLLSKIFFWWLNPLFSTGSKRKLEEDDMYEVLPEDRSESLGQDLQRYWDQEYLKATKEMRKPGLSKCIIKCYWKPYAVLGLFTLIEEIIKVIQPVFLGMMILYFESYDPNDTTALNVALGYAAGLSICTIGLNLLHHLYFYHVQRTGMKIRVAMCHMIYSKSLRLSSAAMGKTTTGQIVNLLSNDVNKFDDVTIFLHFLWVGPLQAAVVVGLLWVEIGPSCLAGMVILMFLMPTQTWFGRLFSKFRSKTAVLTDSRIRTMNEVVSGIRIIKMYAWEKPFSALVTEVRRKEISMIMKSSYLRGLNMASFFCASKLILFVTFTLYVLLGNTITASRVFVTVSLYTAVRLTVTLFFPSAIEKLFESRVSIRRIQEFLMLDEITKSTAALSQDEKKDASVEIRDLVCYWDKNLDAPTLQNLSFTLNSNQLLAVIGSVGAGKSSLLSTILGELPNEKGVLKVKGQLTYAAQQPWVFPGTVRSNILFGKELNPQKYERVLRACALKRDMELLPDGDLTLIGDRGATLSGGQKARVNLARAVYQDADIYLLDDPLSAVDAEVGRHLFEQCICGLLKNKLRILVTHQLQYLQSADQIVVLKEGHMVAKGRYAELQRSGLDFTSLLKKEEEEEQQQQPPQDILVRNRTLSENSVLSHTSSVHSVKDGDHLPAETVQTVPEESRAEGTIGVGLYVKYLKAGAHVVVLVVVILVNILAQVAFIMQDWWLAHWADEQEKLNVTVVIQNGLNVTAELDTTFYLCIYGGLTAATIVFGFIRNLWLFHVMVRCAQNLHNRMFNCILRTPVRFFDINPIGRVLNRFSKDIGQLDSNMPWTFVDFIQVFLQILSVIAVAVSVIPWILIPVLPLLLFFLYLRRYFLQTSRNIKRLESTTRSPVFSHLSSSLQGLWTIRAFGAEERFQKAFDAQQDLHSEAWFLFLTTSRWFAVRLDGICSIFVTITTFGCLLLRDQMDAGSVGLALSYSVTLMGMFQWGVRQSAEVENLMTSVERVVEYTELESEAPWETNKRPPPDWPSKGLVTFDRVSFSYGGDGPMVLQNLKAMFRPKEKVGIVGRTGAGKSSLVSALFRLAEPQGKIYIDGVLTSEIGLHDLRQKMSIIPQDPVLFTDSTRKSSSSRRVCPQQPSRRTASRSSTRPRPTRTPGQKNHPGQVQRTHRAHCSSSSQHHHIQRQDAGESSYS from the exons ATGGAGAAAGTCAGCAAAGACTCAAAGACTAACCCGGCAGCGACGGCGAGTCTTTTATCAAAGATCTTCTTCTG GTGGCTCAACCCTTTGTTTTCCACTGGCTCCAAACGCAAGCTTGAGGAAGATGACATGTACGAAGTGCTGCCGGAGGACAGGTCGGAGAGTCTGGGACAGGACCTGCAGAG ATACTGGGATCAGGagtacctgaaggccaccaaaGAGATGCGGAAACCTGGACTCTCCAAATGCATCATTAAGTGCTACTGGAAACCATACGCGGTGCTGGGACTCTTTACACTCATTGAG GAGATCATTAAAGTGATCCAGCCGGTCTTCTTGGGGATGATGATCCTGTACTTTGAGAGTTACGACCCGAACGACACGACGGCTCTCAACGTGGCCCTGGGCTACGCAGCCGGCCTGTCCATCTGCACCATCGGCCTGAACTTGCTCCATCACCTCTACTTCTACCACGTCCAGAGGACGGGCATGAAGATCAGAGTGGCCATGTGTCACATGATCTACAGCAAG TCTCTGCGTCTCAGCAGTGCAGCCATGGGAAAGACCACCACAGGCCAGATCGTCAACCTCCTCTCCAATGACGTCAACAAGTTCGATGAT GTGACTATCTTCCTGCACTTCCTGTGGGTGGGGCCCCTCCAGGCGGCAGTAGTCGTGGGACTGCTGTGGGTGGAGATCGGACCGTCGTGCTTGGCAGGCATGGTGATCCTCATGTTCCTGATGCCTACGCAGACCTGGTTTGGAAGGCTCTTCTCTAAGTTCAG GAGTAAAACAGCCGTTCTCACAGACAGCAGAATCCGCACCATGAACGAGGTGGTGTCCGGAATCAGGATCATCAAGATGTACGCCTGGGAGAAACCCTTCTCTGCTCTGGTCACCGAGGTCAGGAG GAAGGAGATCTCCATGATCATGAAGAGCTCCTACCTCCGAGGCCTCAACATGGCCTCCTTCTTCTGCGCCAGCAAGCTCATCCTCTTCGTCACCTTCACCCTCTACGTCCTCCTGGGGAACACCATCACGGCCAGCCGCGTGTTCGTGACGGTGTCGCTGTACACGGCCGTGAGGCTCACCGTCACGCTCTTCTTCCCGAGCGCCATCGAGAAGCTGTTTGAGAGCCGCGTCAGCATCCGCAGGATTCAG GAGTTCTTGATGCTGGACGAGATCACAAAGAGCACCGCTGCACTGTCACAGGATGAGAAGAAGGACGCCTCGGTGGAGATCCGGGACCTGGTCTGCTACTGGGACAAG AATCTGGACGCTCCAACTCTGCAGAACCTCTCCTTCACCCTGAACTCCAATCAGCTGTTGGCTGTGATCGGATCCGTGGGAGCTGGAAAG TCATCCCTGCTGAGCACCATCCTGGGAGAGCTGCCTAACGAAAAGGGGGTgctgaaggtcaaaggtcagctgaCCTACGCCGCCCAGCAGCCCTGGGTGTTCCCCGGAACCGTCCGCAGTAACATCCTGTTTGGGAAAGAGCTCAACCCCCAGAAGTACGAGAGAGTCCTCCGAGCCTGCGCTCTGAAGAGG GACATGGAGCTGCTCCCAGACGGAGACCTGACACTGATCGGGGACAGAGGAGCCACACTCAGCGGGGGACAGAAAGCTCGAGTCAACCTGGCGAG GGCGGTGTATCAGGATGCAGACATCTACCTCCTGGATGATCCTCTGAGTGCTGTGGACGCCGAGGTCGGGAGACACCTCTTCGAACA GTGTATCTGTGGCCTTCTGAAGAACAAGCTTCGTATCCTGGTCACCCACCAGCTGCAGTACCTGCAGTCAGCCGACCAGATTGTGGTCCTCAAGGAG GGTCACATGGTGGCGAAGGGGAGGTACGCGGAGCTGCAGCGGTCCGGGTTGGACTTCACCTCCCTgctgaagaaggaggaggaggaggagcagcagcagcagcctcctcaAGACATCCTGGTCAGGAACAGGACTCTGTCCGAGAACTCCGTGCTCTCTCACACCTCCTCCGTGCACTCGGTCAAAGACGGAGACCACTTACCG GCAGAGACGGTGCAGACGGTACCAGAGGAGAGTCGCGCCGAGGGAACCATCGGAGTGGGCCTGTACGTCAAATACCTGAAAGCCGGAGCCCACGTGGTGGTTCTGGTGGTCGTCATACTGGTCAACATTCTGGCTCAG GTAGCTTTCATCATGCAGGACTGGTGGCTGGCTCACTG GGCCGACGAGCAGGAGAAGCTGAACGTCACTGTCGTCATCCAGAACGGACTGAACGTCACCGCAGAGCTGGATACTACCTTCTACCTGTGCATTTACGGAG GTTTGACTGCTGCCACCATCGTCTTTGGCTTCATCAGGAATCTATGGCTGTTCCACGTGATGGTGAGGTGCGCACAGAATCTGCACAACCGCATGTTCAACTGCATCCTCAGAACGCCGGTGCGCTTCTTTGACATCAACCCCATTG gAAGAGTCTTGAACAGGTTTTCAAAGGACATCGGCCAGCTGGACTCTAACATGCCGTGGACGTTCGTGGACTTCATTCAG GTGTTCCTGCAGATCCTCAGCGTGATCGCCGTGGCGGTGTCGGTGATCCCCTGGATCCTCATCCCggtcctccccctcctcctcttcttcctctaccTGCGGCGCTACTTCCTGCAGACCTCCAGAAACATCAAACGCCTCGAGTCTACCA CTCGGAGTCCAGTGTTCTCCCACCTGTCGTCGTCTCTTCAGGGCCTGTGGACCATCCGAGCCTTTGGAGCTGAGGAGAGGTTCCAGAAAGCCTTCGATGCCCAGCAGGACCTGCACTCAG AGGCCTGGTTCTTGTTCCTGACCACCTCCCGCTGGTTCGCCGTCCGTCTCGACGGCATCTGCTCCATCTTTGTTACCATCACCACCTTTGGCTGCCTGCTGCTCAGAGACC AGATGGATGCCGGCTCCGTCGGTCTGGCTCTGTCCTACTCCGTCACACTGATGGGCATGTTTCAGTGGGGGGTCAGGCAGAGTGCAGAGGTGGAGAACCTG ATGACGTCAGTGGAGAGAGTGGTGGAGTACACTGAACTGGAGAGTGAAGCACCCTGGGAAACCAACAAGCGTCCTCCTCCCGATTGGCCCAGCAAAGGCCTGGTGACCTTCGACCGCGTCAGCTTCTCCTACGGCGGCGACGGACCGATGGTGCTGCAGAACCTGAAAGCAATGTTCCGACCCAAAGAGAAG GTTGGTATTGTGGGCAGAACCGGTGCTGGGAAAAGctctctggtctcagctctgTTCCGCCTGGCTGAACCTCAGGGGAAGATCTACATCGACGGGGTTCTGACCTCTGAGATCGGCCTCCACGACCTGCGCCAGAAGATGTCCATCATTCCTCAA
- the LOC119483447 gene encoding multidrug resistance-associated protein 4-like isoform X5: MEKVSKDSKTNPAATASLLSKIFFWWLNPLFSTGSKRKLEEDDMYEVLPEDRSESLGQDLQRYWDQEYLKATKEMRKPGLSKCIIKCYWKPYAVLGLFTLIEEIIKVIQPVFLGMMILYFESYDPNDTTALNVALGYAAGLSICTIGLNLLHHLYFYHVQRTGMKIRVAMCHMIYSKSLRLSSAAMGKTTTGQIVNLLSNDVNKFDDVTIFLHFLWVGPLQAAVVVGLLWVEIGPSCLAGMVILMFLMPTQTWFGRLFSKFRSKTAVLTDSRIRTMNEVVSGIRIIKMYAWEKPFSALVTEVRRKEISMIMKSSYLRGLNMASFFCASKLILFVTFTLYVLLGNTITASRVFVTVSLYTAVRLTVTLFFPSAIEKLFESRVSIRRIQEFLMLDEITKSTAALSQDEKKDASVEIRDLVCYWDKNLDAPTLQNLSFTLNSNQLLAVIGSVGAGKSSLLSTILGELPNEKGVLKVKGQLTYAAQQPWVFPGTVRSNILFGKELNPQKYERVLRACALKRDMELLPDGDLTLIGDRGATLSGGQKARVNLARAVYQDADIYLLDDPLSAVDAEVGRHLFEQCICGLLKNKLRILVTHQLQYLQSADQIVVLKEGHMVAKGRYAELQRSGLDFTSLLKKEEEEEQQQQPPQDILVRNRTLSENSVLSHTSSVHSVKDGDHLPAETVQTVPEESRAEGTIGVGLYVKYLKAGAHVVVLVVVILVNILAQVAFIMQDWWLAHWADEQEKLNVTVVIQNGLNVTAELDTTFYLCIYGGLTAATIVFGFIRNLWLFHVMVRCAQNLHNRMFNCILRTPVRFFDINPIGRVLNRFSKDIGQLDSNMPWTFVDFIQVFLQILSVIAVAVSVIPWILIPVLPLLLFFLYLRRYFLQTSRNIKRLESTTRSPVFSHLSSSLQGLWTIRAFGAEERFQKAFDAQQDLHSEAWFLFLTTSRWFAVRLDGICSIFVTITTFGCLLLRDQMDAGSVCSSGGSGRVQRWRTC, translated from the exons ATGGAGAAAGTCAGCAAAGACTCAAAGACTAACCCGGCAGCGACGGCGAGTCTTTTATCAAAGATCTTCTTCTG GTGGCTCAACCCTTTGTTTTCCACTGGCTCCAAACGCAAGCTTGAGGAAGATGACATGTACGAAGTGCTGCCGGAGGACAGGTCGGAGAGTCTGGGACAGGACCTGCAGAG ATACTGGGATCAGGagtacctgaaggccaccaaaGAGATGCGGAAACCTGGACTCTCCAAATGCATCATTAAGTGCTACTGGAAACCATACGCGGTGCTGGGACTCTTTACACTCATTGAG GAGATCATTAAAGTGATCCAGCCGGTCTTCTTGGGGATGATGATCCTGTACTTTGAGAGTTACGACCCGAACGACACGACGGCTCTCAACGTGGCCCTGGGCTACGCAGCCGGCCTGTCCATCTGCACCATCGGCCTGAACTTGCTCCATCACCTCTACTTCTACCACGTCCAGAGGACGGGCATGAAGATCAGAGTGGCCATGTGTCACATGATCTACAGCAAG TCTCTGCGTCTCAGCAGTGCAGCCATGGGAAAGACCACCACAGGCCAGATCGTCAACCTCCTCTCCAATGACGTCAACAAGTTCGATGAT GTGACTATCTTCCTGCACTTCCTGTGGGTGGGGCCCCTCCAGGCGGCAGTAGTCGTGGGACTGCTGTGGGTGGAGATCGGACCGTCGTGCTTGGCAGGCATGGTGATCCTCATGTTCCTGATGCCTACGCAGACCTGGTTTGGAAGGCTCTTCTCTAAGTTCAG GAGTAAAACAGCCGTTCTCACAGACAGCAGAATCCGCACCATGAACGAGGTGGTGTCCGGAATCAGGATCATCAAGATGTACGCCTGGGAGAAACCCTTCTCTGCTCTGGTCACCGAGGTCAGGAG GAAGGAGATCTCCATGATCATGAAGAGCTCCTACCTCCGAGGCCTCAACATGGCCTCCTTCTTCTGCGCCAGCAAGCTCATCCTCTTCGTCACCTTCACCCTCTACGTCCTCCTGGGGAACACCATCACGGCCAGCCGCGTGTTCGTGACGGTGTCGCTGTACACGGCCGTGAGGCTCACCGTCACGCTCTTCTTCCCGAGCGCCATCGAGAAGCTGTTTGAGAGCCGCGTCAGCATCCGCAGGATTCAG GAGTTCTTGATGCTGGACGAGATCACAAAGAGCACCGCTGCACTGTCACAGGATGAGAAGAAGGACGCCTCGGTGGAGATCCGGGACCTGGTCTGCTACTGGGACAAG AATCTGGACGCTCCAACTCTGCAGAACCTCTCCTTCACCCTGAACTCCAATCAGCTGTTGGCTGTGATCGGATCCGTGGGAGCTGGAAAG TCATCCCTGCTGAGCACCATCCTGGGAGAGCTGCCTAACGAAAAGGGGGTgctgaaggtcaaaggtcagctgaCCTACGCCGCCCAGCAGCCCTGGGTGTTCCCCGGAACCGTCCGCAGTAACATCCTGTTTGGGAAAGAGCTCAACCCCCAGAAGTACGAGAGAGTCCTCCGAGCCTGCGCTCTGAAGAGG GACATGGAGCTGCTCCCAGACGGAGACCTGACACTGATCGGGGACAGAGGAGCCACACTCAGCGGGGGACAGAAAGCTCGAGTCAACCTGGCGAG GGCGGTGTATCAGGATGCAGACATCTACCTCCTGGATGATCCTCTGAGTGCTGTGGACGCCGAGGTCGGGAGACACCTCTTCGAACA GTGTATCTGTGGCCTTCTGAAGAACAAGCTTCGTATCCTGGTCACCCACCAGCTGCAGTACCTGCAGTCAGCCGACCAGATTGTGGTCCTCAAGGAG GGTCACATGGTGGCGAAGGGGAGGTACGCGGAGCTGCAGCGGTCCGGGTTGGACTTCACCTCCCTgctgaagaaggaggaggaggaggagcagcagcagcagcctcctcaAGACATCCTGGTCAGGAACAGGACTCTGTCCGAGAACTCCGTGCTCTCTCACACCTCCTCCGTGCACTCGGTCAAAGACGGAGACCACTTACCG GCAGAGACGGTGCAGACGGTACCAGAGGAGAGTCGCGCCGAGGGAACCATCGGAGTGGGCCTGTACGTCAAATACCTGAAAGCCGGAGCCCACGTGGTGGTTCTGGTGGTCGTCATACTGGTCAACATTCTGGCTCAG GTAGCTTTCATCATGCAGGACTGGTGGCTGGCTCACTG GGCCGACGAGCAGGAGAAGCTGAACGTCACTGTCGTCATCCAGAACGGACTGAACGTCACCGCAGAGCTGGATACTACCTTCTACCTGTGCATTTACGGAG GTTTGACTGCTGCCACCATCGTCTTTGGCTTCATCAGGAATCTATGGCTGTTCCACGTGATGGTGAGGTGCGCACAGAATCTGCACAACCGCATGTTCAACTGCATCCTCAGAACGCCGGTGCGCTTCTTTGACATCAACCCCATTG gAAGAGTCTTGAACAGGTTTTCAAAGGACATCGGCCAGCTGGACTCTAACATGCCGTGGACGTTCGTGGACTTCATTCAG GTGTTCCTGCAGATCCTCAGCGTGATCGCCGTGGCGGTGTCGGTGATCCCCTGGATCCTCATCCCggtcctccccctcctcctcttcttcctctaccTGCGGCGCTACTTCCTGCAGACCTCCAGAAACATCAAACGCCTCGAGTCTACCA CTCGGAGTCCAGTGTTCTCCCACCTGTCGTCGTCTCTTCAGGGCCTGTGGACCATCCGAGCCTTTGGAGCTGAGGAGAGGTTCCAGAAAGCCTTCGATGCCCAGCAGGACCTGCACTCAG AGGCCTGGTTCTTGTTCCTGACCACCTCCCGCTGGTTCGCCGTCCGTCTCGACGGCATCTGCTCCATCTTTGTTACCATCACCACCTTTGGCTGCCTGCTGCTCAGAGACC